A region from the Natronoarchaeum mannanilyticum genome encodes:
- a CDS encoding pyridoxamine 5'-phosphate oxidase family protein yields MRVVENTMDVPIERLLERPLFCFLASVDDGLPRVSPLWYLWEDETVWIMADREKTYVSRVEATPEAALAVVEFLPGSGVVRHVGFRGRASVEPFDLDRTNRLLKRYLGPDPETWDDRFLPPWSDRWCFIRFEPETVVARDQSYDVGIA; encoded by the coding sequence ACGTCCCGATCGAGCGCCTGCTGGAGCGGCCGCTGTTTTGCTTTCTGGCCTCGGTGGACGACGGCCTGCCCCGGGTGTCGCCGCTGTGGTATCTCTGGGAGGACGAGACCGTCTGGATCATGGCCGACCGCGAGAAGACCTACGTCAGCCGCGTCGAGGCGACGCCGGAAGCCGCTCTGGCGGTCGTCGAGTTCCTGCCGGGCTCGGGCGTCGTGCGCCACGTCGGCTTCCGCGGGCGGGCCTCCGTAGAACCGTTCGATCTCGACCGGACGAACCGACTCCTGAAGCGCTATCTCGGCCCCGATCCAGAGACCTGGGACGACCGCTTCCTGCCGCCCTGGAGCGACCGCTGGTGTTTCATCCGGTTCGAGCCCGAAACCGTGGTCGCGCGCGACCAGAGCTACGACGTCGGGATCGCGTAG